The following coding sequences are from one Kosakonia sp. H02 window:
- a CDS encoding amino acid adenylation domain-containing protein yields MNMEIKDILPLSPLQKGLLFHMLYDSQGSDAYQVQQVYRLTGTLNTLKLKQAVETVLARHPHLCAGFEYEEVETPVQLILSGLPLPWHEVDLSGIAPDQQEADFAALLQADYDQRFDPHSPPLLRFTLVKRAEHQHDLVFTNHHLLLDGWSVPVLLHELFTLYTGDQLPPVVPYRDYLQWIAARNVDEMRAVWRETLSGLEAPTTLANGRTTENMQPHLLHKRLDSALTQQLNQRAKQLGVTVNTLLQGAWGVLLGAMTGRSDVVFGITVSGRPGELTGIENMVGLLINTVPLRLTFSLAENVGTMLQRLQAEQTRLLDNQYLDLTTIQADAGGEALFDTLMVFENYPHTDDDNGVATDALRITFATHRGGDASHYPIGLVAVPGESLALRFSSLPNLFDDETVRELAERFLLILNAIIHDPQTVIGSIPLLLPAETQAFTPACTPFSQWESETLHGVFEQRASETPDAIALSLDDACMSYRELNQRANQLARHLVSCGIGTEDNVALALPRTMETLVALLAIVKAGAAYLPLDVHNPADRLAYIVADAKPALIITLAEHAGILSQTLPELLVDTAQCQQQLAQLSGENLQADERLRPVSPASLAYIIYTSGSTGNPKGVMIPHNNVLRLFAATQGWFDFDRTDIWTLFHSCSFDFSVWEIWGPLLYGGELVVVPFNVSRDPQAFLRLLSKKQVTILNQTPSAFYQLIEAEQQNAPEACPLALRKVVFGGEALDLSQLERWYQRHHDAAPELINMYGITETTVHVSYQPLTADSARNASGSPIGVAIPDLHIHVLDDALRPVPAGVEGEMYISGAGLARGYLNRVALSSERFVADPYGEPGARMYRSGDLAIRTREGGLNYLGRADQQVKLRGFRIELGEIAAALASYPQITQAEVILQNDNPENPQLVAYITSDNHLPIDTAALRNHAAGKLPEYMVPAAIVQLEKFPLTINGKLDKRALPKPDFAENSSRRQPRTAQEEILAGLFAEVLQLDAPGIDDNFFALGGHSLLAMRLISRISSVLGIHVPIRTLFDYPTVAQLASQLAQTTSGPKETLCPQTRSEHLPLSFAQQRMWLLKNLDTNHAAYNMPLAVRLSGPLNKEALRQALRDVVQRHEVLRTCYPLHQEQPYQHILSPDSVDIALNIIPVSDETLASAIDQAAAYPFDLAREIPLRGTLFTLPQADEQVLLLVIHHIACDGGSLAPLFHDLSCAYTARCAMQAPAWSPLPVQYADYALWQRKLLGDMDENTDTCAQQIAFWRKALAGAPEEMQLPVDRPHSATPGYEGRRVNFRIDEPLYQRIKHLTRNEGVTPFMLLQATAAILFSRMGAGDDITLGTAVAGRSDEAISNLIGFFVNTLVLRVELADNPSVRSTLASVREYMLSAYVNQDVPFDWVVKALNPARSSARHPLFQVMMVLQNNASTPPQLADMQVAPQPVGLVTTKFDLTFNFDEIIGDNGEVCALEAQIDYPVELFDHDTVIALAGYFEHLLNAAVDAPDTPVMNIPLLSSEQRAHLLHIGNDTFFDVPPMTLAQRFAQQVAETPQRIAISCGDEQLTYQELDACANALAHSLQQRGVKMEHGVAVLMERSLSLVIGILAVVKAGGFYVPLRTSDPFERWQHITHAMDVRVALVDERHSDTALPAGVQALTVNNATTQADAPMIATAVTPHHLAYVMFTSGSTGQPKGIAITQDNVLVFARDRRWRGSQHQRILLHSAYAFDASTYELWSALLNGHQAVIVPGDALDLSLITSTIIDRQVSAAFLTSGLFCLMAEEAWQCLGQLRVVYTGGDKISASAVQSVRAHWPDLEVVNGYGPTETTTFVADYPVTQADFPYLDVPIGRELDNTQLYVLDNFLQPVPEGVPGELYVAGRGLARGYANHRGLSAAHFTADPFGPAGSRMYRTGDIVKRRRDGALNFVSRGDQQVKIRGFRIEPGEIEIVLKRHAAVQQIAVIPHQDAGGNKHLVAYVVPTMQEEALCDALQQFAREHLPDFMVPAAIVLLPALPLNANGKLAIPMLPKPDFRAQVGRQPQTEREKWLAEKFSELLKVESLSIDSSFFAMGGHSLLAARLITQIDRVLQVKLTIRDLFEHPTVALLAKRLESNQRSSVLDVMLPLQPMGNKLPLFCLPPGGGLSWSYAGLIPYLGEQQPIYGLQASRLSSGQAQSSIHDIAKAYLAEIYKVQPEGPYALLGWSFGCHLAHEIATLLQKEKKEVSTLILVDGYPLGALYRQTVRSDEESLRALFEALTGAVPQDAQMLTVDELQRHLSTMEHPLADMEPVVYARILAEFRDAPALLAAFTPGRYDGDVLFFKAEYRHVDEDDYDPQLWANYINGNIIAHTVSSTHDSMFSAEALKTIGPVLQHWIDIP; encoded by the coding sequence ATGAATATGGAAATTAAAGACATACTGCCGTTATCGCCCCTACAGAAGGGGTTGCTGTTCCATATGCTCTACGACAGTCAGGGCAGCGATGCCTACCAGGTGCAGCAGGTTTATCGTCTGACGGGCACGCTTAATACGTTGAAGTTAAAACAGGCCGTCGAAACGGTGCTGGCACGCCACCCGCATTTGTGTGCGGGGTTTGAGTACGAAGAGGTGGAAACGCCGGTCCAGCTTATTTTATCCGGCTTGCCGCTGCCCTGGCATGAGGTGGATCTGAGCGGTATCGCGCCAGATCAGCAAGAGGCGGACTTCGCCGCCCTGTTACAGGCCGATTACGATCAACGTTTCGACCCGCATTCCCCACCGTTACTGCGTTTCACGCTGGTAAAACGGGCTGAGCACCAGCATGACCTGGTCTTTACCAATCACCATTTGTTGCTGGACGGTTGGTCAGTTCCGGTTTTGTTACATGAACTTTTCACGCTCTATACCGGCGATCAGTTGCCGCCGGTAGTACCTTATCGCGACTATTTGCAGTGGATTGCCGCGCGCAATGTCGACGAGATGCGGGCCGTCTGGCGCGAAACCCTCAGCGGACTGGAAGCCCCGACCACCCTCGCCAACGGGCGTACTACGGAAAACATGCAACCGCATCTGTTGCATAAACGCCTGGATAGTGCGCTTACGCAACAGCTTAACCAGCGCGCCAAACAGCTTGGCGTGACGGTCAATACGTTGTTACAGGGCGCCTGGGGTGTGTTATTGGGGGCGATGACCGGGCGCAGCGATGTGGTGTTCGGCATCACCGTGTCCGGCAGGCCGGGGGAACTTACCGGAATCGAAAATATGGTCGGGTTATTGATCAATACGGTCCCGCTACGCCTGACCTTCAGCCTGGCAGAAAACGTTGGGACGATGCTGCAACGTCTGCAAGCGGAACAAACCCGCCTGCTGGACAATCAATATCTTGATTTAACCACCATCCAGGCCGACGCCGGTGGCGAGGCGCTGTTTGATACCCTGATGGTTTTCGAAAACTACCCGCATACCGATGATGATAACGGCGTTGCCACCGACGCGTTGCGCATCACATTTGCGACGCATCGCGGCGGGGATGCCTCGCACTACCCCATCGGTTTGGTGGCCGTGCCTGGCGAGTCGCTGGCGCTGCGTTTTAGCTCATTACCGAATCTGTTTGATGACGAGACAGTACGGGAACTGGCTGAACGTTTCTTATTGATTCTGAATGCCATTATTCATGATCCGCAAACAGTCATTGGCAGTATTCCGCTGTTATTGCCCGCAGAAACCCAGGCGTTCACCCCCGCCTGCACGCCGTTTAGCCAATGGGAGAGCGAAACACTGCACGGCGTGTTCGAACAACGCGCCAGTGAGACGCCGGACGCAATCGCGCTGAGTCTTGATGATGCCTGCATGAGCTACCGCGAGCTCAACCAGCGCGCCAACCAACTGGCGCGTCACCTGGTGAGTTGCGGTATTGGCACGGAAGACAATGTCGCGCTGGCCTTGCCGCGCACCATGGAGACGCTGGTGGCGTTGCTTGCCATTGTCAAAGCGGGCGCAGCTTACCTGCCGCTGGATGTGCATAACCCGGCAGACCGCCTTGCGTATATCGTTGCGGATGCCAAACCGGCACTGATTATCACCCTGGCGGAACATGCCGGAATATTGAGCCAAACGCTCCCCGAACTGCTTGTCGATACGGCGCAATGCCAGCAGCAACTGGCGCAACTGAGTGGCGAAAATTTGCAGGCCGATGAACGGCTCCGGCCCGTCAGCCCGGCAAGCCTGGCGTACATCATTTACACCTCGGGTTCGACCGGCAACCCGAAAGGCGTGATGATCCCCCACAACAATGTGCTGCGTCTCTTTGCCGCCACGCAAGGCTGGTTTGATTTTGACCGCACAGACATCTGGACGCTGTTTCACTCCTGCTCGTTTGATTTTTCCGTCTGGGAGATCTGGGGCCCGCTGCTGTATGGCGGCGAATTAGTGGTGGTGCCGTTTAACGTCAGCCGCGATCCGCAGGCGTTTCTCAGACTATTGAGTAAAAAGCAGGTCACCATTCTGAACCAGACGCCGTCCGCTTTTTATCAATTGATTGAAGCGGAACAACAGAATGCGCCAGAGGCATGTCCGTTAGCGCTGCGCAAAGTTGTTTTCGGCGGTGAAGCGCTGGATCTCAGCCAGCTTGAGCGCTGGTATCAGCGTCACCACGACGCCGCGCCGGAACTCATCAACATGTACGGCATTACCGAAACCACCGTTCACGTCAGCTATCAGCCGTTGACGGCAGACAGCGCACGCAACGCTTCCGGTAGCCCTATTGGAGTGGCGATCCCCGATTTGCACATCCATGTATTAGATGATGCGCTGCGCCCTGTTCCCGCAGGCGTGGAAGGCGAAATGTACATCAGCGGTGCTGGCCTTGCGCGCGGCTACTTAAACCGCGTGGCGTTAAGCAGCGAACGCTTTGTTGCCGACCCGTATGGCGAACCGGGCGCGCGCATGTATCGCTCTGGCGATTTAGCCATCCGCACCCGGGAGGGCGGGCTTAACTATTTAGGCCGCGCCGATCAGCAGGTGAAATTACGCGGTTTTCGCATTGAACTGGGAGAGATTGCCGCCGCGCTCGCCAGTTATCCGCAGATAACCCAGGCCGAAGTTATCCTGCAAAACGATAACCCTGAGAACCCACAACTGGTGGCGTATATCACCAGCGACAATCATTTACCCATCGACACGGCCGCACTGCGCAACCATGCGGCGGGCAAACTGCCGGAATACATGGTCCCGGCAGCCATTGTGCAGCTTGAAAAATTCCCGTTGACGATCAACGGCAAGCTGGATAAACGCGCCTTGCCAAAACCGGATTTCGCTGAAAACAGCAGCCGCCGCCAGCCGCGCACGGCGCAGGAGGAAATTTTAGCGGGCCTGTTCGCTGAAGTGCTGCAACTGGACGCGCCGGGCATTGACGACAACTTTTTTGCGCTGGGCGGCCATTCGCTGTTAGCGATGCGTCTGATAAGCCGGATAAGCAGCGTGCTGGGCATTCATGTGCCCATCCGCACGCTGTTTGATTACCCAACCGTGGCGCAGCTTGCCAGCCAACTGGCGCAAACCACCAGCGGCCCGAAAGAGACGCTTTGCCCGCAGACCCGCAGCGAGCATCTGCCGCTCTCTTTTGCCCAGCAGCGCATGTGGCTGTTAAAGAATCTCGACACCAATCACGCCGCCTATAATATGCCGCTGGCCGTGCGGTTAAGCGGGCCGCTGAATAAAGAGGCGTTACGTCAGGCACTGCGCGATGTGGTGCAGCGTCACGAAGTTCTTCGCACGTGTTATCCGCTCCATCAGGAGCAGCCTTATCAGCATATTCTCTCGCCTGATTCCGTCGATATCGCCCTGAATATCATCCCGGTTAGCGACGAAACCCTGGCATCCGCGATTGACCAGGCGGCGGCGTACCCGTTCGACCTGGCGCGGGAAATACCGCTGCGCGGCACGTTGTTTACTTTGCCGCAAGCGGATGAGCAGGTGTTGCTGCTGGTGATTCACCATATCGCCTGCGACGGCGGTTCGCTGGCACCGCTATTTCACGATCTCTCCTGCGCCTACACTGCGCGCTGCGCCATGCAGGCACCGGCGTGGTCGCCGTTGCCGGTGCAATATGCCGATTACGCGCTTTGGCAGCGCAAGCTTCTCGGCGATATGGACGAGAACACCGACACTTGCGCGCAGCAAATTGCATTCTGGCGAAAGGCACTGGCGGGCGCGCCAGAAGAGATGCAACTGCCCGTTGATCGCCCGCACTCCGCCACTCCAGGCTATGAAGGGAGACGGGTTAATTTCCGCATCGACGAGCCGCTCTACCAGCGCATTAAACACCTGACGCGCAATGAGGGCGTCACGCCCTTTATGTTGCTCCAGGCCACCGCCGCTATTTTATTCAGCAGAATGGGCGCGGGCGACGATATCACGTTGGGTACCGCTGTTGCCGGGCGCAGCGATGAAGCGATAAGCAATTTGATTGGCTTCTTTGTGAATACGCTGGTGTTGCGCGTGGAGCTGGCCGATAACCCCAGCGTTCGCAGCACGCTTGCCAGTGTTCGTGAATACATGCTGTCGGCGTATGTGAACCAGGACGTACCGTTCGACTGGGTGGTGAAAGCATTAAACCCTGCGCGCTCATCAGCCAGACATCCGCTTTTCCAGGTGATGATGGTGCTGCAAAACAACGCCAGTACGCCGCCACAGCTCGCCGATATGCAGGTTGCGCCGCAGCCCGTGGGGCTGGTTACCACCAAGTTTGACTTAACGTTCAATTTTGATGAAATCATCGGCGATAACGGCGAAGTGTGCGCCCTTGAGGCGCAAATTGACTACCCTGTCGAACTGTTTGACCACGATACCGTTATTGCGCTGGCTGGCTATTTCGAGCACCTGCTGAATGCCGCTGTCGACGCCCCGGATACGCCCGTGATGAACATCCCGCTGTTAAGCAGCGAACAGCGCGCCCACCTGCTCCATATTGGAAATGACACTTTCTTTGATGTGCCGCCAATGACGTTGGCACAACGGTTTGCACAGCAGGTAGCGGAAACGCCGCAGCGTATCGCCATCAGTTGCGGTGACGAGCAACTCACCTATCAAGAGTTGGATGCGTGCGCGAACGCCTTAGCACACAGCCTGCAACAACGCGGTGTGAAAATGGAACACGGCGTGGCGGTATTGATGGAGCGCTCATTATCGCTGGTGATTGGCATCCTCGCGGTGGTGAAAGCCGGTGGGTTCTATGTGCCGCTGCGTACCAGCGATCCTTTTGAGCGCTGGCAGCATATTACCCATGCGATGGATGTCCGCGTTGCGCTCGTTGATGAGCGCCACAGCGATACGGCGCTTCCGGCGGGAGTACAAGCGCTTACCGTCAATAACGCCACAACGCAGGCAGACGCCCCAATGATCGCGACAGCCGTTACGCCGCATCATCTTGCCTATGTGATGTTTACCTCTGGCTCTACCGGGCAACCGAAAGGGATCGCCATTACGCAAGATAACGTGCTGGTATTCGCGCGCGACCGCCGCTGGCGAGGCAGCCAGCACCAGCGCATCTTGCTGCACTCCGCGTATGCCTTTGACGCCTCAACCTATGAGTTGTGGTCTGCACTACTCAATGGTCATCAGGCGGTGATTGTGCCGGGCGACGCGCTGGATCTCTCCCTCATCACCTCAACGATTATTGACCGGCAGGTTAGCGCCGCATTTTTAACCTCCGGGTTGTTCTGCCTGATGGCGGAAGAAGCGTGGCAGTGTCTGGGGCAGCTACGCGTCGTCTATACCGGTGGGGATAAGATCTCCGCAAGTGCGGTGCAATCGGTACGGGCGCACTGGCCGGATCTTGAAGTGGTAAATGGCTATGGTCCAACGGAAACCACCACGTTTGTGGCGGATTACCCCGTCACGCAGGCTGATTTTCCTTACCTCGATGTCCCTATTGGCAGGGAACTTGATAACACCCAGCTTTATGTACTGGATAACTTTTTACAGCCGGTACCAGAAGGCGTCCCGGGAGAGTTGTACGTTGCCGGGCGCGGGCTGGCGCGCGGCTATGCTAACCATCGAGGCTTAAGCGCTGCCCATTTTACTGCGGACCCCTTTGGCCCGGCGGGAAGCCGCATGTACCGTACCGGCGATATTGTGAAACGTCGGCGCGACGGTGCGTTGAATTTTGTCAGCCGTGGCGACCAGCAGGTGAAAATTCGCGGTTTCCGTATCGAGCCTGGCGAAATCGAAATCGTGCTGAAACGCCATGCCGCCGTACAGCAAATTGCCGTCATTCCTCATCAAGATGCCGGTGGCAATAAACACCTTGTCGCGTATGTGGTGCCAACCATGCAGGAAGAGGCGCTGTGCGACGCGCTGCAACAGTTTGCCCGTGAACATCTGCCGGACTTTATGGTGCCCGCGGCGATCGTTTTGCTGCCCGCGCTACCGCTAAACGCCAACGGTAAACTGGCGATCCCGATGCTGCCGAAACCTGATTTCAGGGCCCAGGTGGGACGCCAGCCGCAAACCGAGCGGGAAAAGTGGCTGGCGGAAAAATTCAGCGAACTGCTGAAGGTGGAAAGCCTCAGCATCGACAGTAGCTTTTTCGCCATGGGCGGTCATTCTCTGCTGGCGGCGCGTTTGATAACGCAGATTGACAGAGTATTGCAGGTGAAGCTGACCATTCGCGATCTGTTTGAGCACCCTACTGTTGCGCTGCTGGCGAAACGGCTGGAGAGCAACCAGCGCAGCAGCGTGCTGGATGTGATGCTGCCCCTGCAACCGATGGGGAATAAATTGCCGTTATTCTGCCTGCCTCCCGGCGGTGGGTTGAGCTGGTCTTACGCGGGTCTGATCCCCTACCTTGGCGAGCAACAACCGATTTATGGTCTGCAAGCAAGCAGGCTCAGCAGCGGGCAGGCACAGTCTTCGATTCACGACATAGCGAAAGCCTATCTGGCGGAAATCTACAAAGTTCAGCCCGAAGGCCCATATGCCTTGCTCGGATGGTCGTTTGGCTGCCATCTGGCCCATGAAATCGCCACGTTATTGCAAAAAGAGAAGAAGGAGGTCAGCACGCTCATCCTGGTGGATGGCTATCCGCTTGGCGCGCTCTATCGCCAGACGGTGCGTAGCGATGAAGAGAGCCTGCGCGCGCTGTTTGAAGCACTGACTGGTGCAGTGCCGCAGGATGCGCAAATGCTTACGGTTGACGAACTGCAACGGCATTTGAGCACGATGGAGCACCCGCTGGCTGATATGGAACCCGTTGTTTACGCGCGTATTCTCGCAGAGTTTCGCGATGCGCCCGCTTTGCTGGCGGCGTTCACTCCGGGGCGTTATGACGGTGACGTCTTGTTCTTTAAAGCCGA